The following coding sequences are from one Verrucomicrobiota bacterium window:
- a CDS encoding helix-turn-helix transcriptional regulator, whose amino-acid sequence LSETIGSFVRKHRLDQNKTQSEIAEQAGISRSTLSLLEKGEAVTVPTLIQALRALELLHIMDNFQIVSQPSPLQLAKLEREKRQRARPDRKAGNQGKEW is encoded by the coding sequence CTTTGAGTGAGACTATAGGCTCATTTGTGAGGAAGCATCGCTTGGACCAGAATAAAACTCAAAGTGAGATAGCGGAGCAGGCGGGTATTAGCCGGTCTACGTTAAGTCTACTGGAAAAAGGTGAGGCGGTCACTGTTCCAACCTTGATTCAGGCACTTCGTGCATTGGAGCTGCTGCATATCATGGATAATTTTCAAATCGTATCACAGCCAAGTCCTTTACAGTTAGCTAAGCTGGAACGTGAAAAAAGACAAAGGGCTCGACCTGATCGGAAGGCAGGTAATCAAGGAAAAGAGTGGTAA